A DNA window from Oscillatoria sp. FACHB-1406 contains the following coding sequences:
- a CDS encoding SWIM zinc finger family protein: MEFEYAYQGSSNVSNSGSDTQMSFSPDTKRPPTYFVGELRKNVAFREAISALHSVVVSDLRFKPKDREEYKQWRAQQDEIDSYIIAAQKAGVSEKIEALQTELKSLNQQSFYRLQPYYQAKYKFFGYLYERDYDAWFVLDPVITVHPDEVFFECFSQDESSYGRVGASYEVFKNINEFACGTTNIDYSAALYDEFQKIRSYKTTQFQIDPSGFEVQTTHEESFKEVKIDLPDSWVRGFLQVSSAMSLPAVKFDLQPMDIHNICFVLRRHKEQKGPRSMRYHLQPGKPIRVIFDPWGIEVVCPRSIYTGNSEQMVRVWGRRRLHILERLIPTAKKFTVHLLGTGMPSFYVADLGDLSFTLGLSGWTANDWSQSGNFDLMAPRADVDEWTQKRVFEALRENWLETPEALAKRLNLSTAVVLGALGAYTQAGRAIYDLNKQVYRVRELSREPLPMERLRFANNREENATRFLQNNAARVTAATSDRAGTLVLQGTVEDRGRTYEPSLTVDTDERIINAECTCNWHTQNKLYKGPCEHILALRMQHARQMR, from the coding sequence ATGGAATTTGAATACGCTTACCAAGGCAGCAGCAACGTTAGTAATAGCGGCAGCGATACGCAAATGTCCTTTTCCCCGGACACCAAAAGACCGCCGACTTATTTTGTGGGGGAATTGAGAAAAAATGTTGCCTTTCGCGAAGCAATCAGTGCGCTTCATAGCGTTGTGGTTTCCGACCTGCGCTTCAAACCTAAAGATCGGGAAGAATACAAACAATGGCGCGCCCAACAAGACGAAATCGATAGCTATATTATTGCTGCTCAAAAAGCTGGAGTTTCAGAAAAGATTGAGGCATTGCAAACAGAACTAAAAAGCTTGAATCAACAAAGTTTTTATCGTCTACAGCCCTACTATCAAGCGAAATATAAATTTTTTGGATACCTTTACGAACGCGATTACGATGCTTGGTTCGTACTCGACCCCGTGATTACCGTCCATCCCGACGAAGTATTTTTTGAATGCTTCAGTCAGGATGAATCGAGTTATGGACGAGTGGGGGCAAGCTACGAAGTTTTTAAAAATATCAATGAGTTTGCTTGCGGAACCACTAACATTGACTACTCGGCTGCTCTCTACGACGAATTTCAAAAAATCCGCAGTTATAAAACGACCCAATTTCAAATCGATCCTTCGGGATTTGAAGTGCAAACAACCCACGAAGAAAGCTTTAAAGAAGTTAAAATCGACCTGCCCGATAGCTGGGTTAGAGGCTTTCTGCAAGTTAGTTCTGCCATGTCTTTACCGGCGGTTAAATTCGACTTGCAGCCGATGGATATTCACAATATTTGCTTCGTGCTGCGCCGCCATAAGGAACAGAAAGGACCGCGAAGTATGCGCTACCACTTACAACCGGGAAAACCCATTCGCGTCATTTTCGATCCGTGGGGAATTGAGGTTGTTTGCCCGCGATCGATTTATACGGGAAATTCCGAACAAATGGTGCGCGTTTGGGGTCGCCGCCGCCTTCATATTTTAGAGCGTTTAATTCCCACTGCTAAGAAATTTACGGTGCATTTATTGGGAACGGGAATGCCCTCCTTTTATGTGGCAGATTTGGGCGATTTATCCTTTACTTTAGGGTTATCGGGATGGACGGCAAATGATTGGTCGCAGTCGGGGAATTTTGACCTAATGGCTCCGCGCGCTGATGTGGATGAATGGACGCAGAAACGAGTCTTTGAAGCGTTACGAGAAAACTGGTTAGAAACGCCGGAAGCCCTAGCAAAACGTCTGAATTTAAGTACAGCAGTCGTGTTAGGAGCGTTGGGGGCGTATACGCAAGCAGGACGCGCAATTTATGACTTAAATAAACAGGTTTATCGGGTGCGCGAGTTAAGTCGAGAACCGCTCCCGATGGAACGATTGCGCTTTGCTAATAATCGTGAGGAAAATGCAACGCGCTTCCTCCAGAATAACGCCGCGCGCGTCACCGCCGCAACTAGCGATCGCGCCGGGACTCTCGTGCTTCAAGGTACGGTGGAAGATCGAGGTAGAACTTACGAACCTTCCTTAACGGTAGATACCGACGAGCGCATTATTAACGCTGAATGTACTTGCAATTGGCATACACAAAATAAACTTTATAAGGGGCCGTGCGAACATATTTTGGCGTTGAGAATGCAGCACGCAAGGCAGATGAGGTAA
- the mtnB gene encoding methylthioribulose 1-phosphate dehydratase: MNPRPSVIAAARQFYQLGWMFGTAGNLSARAEDGSFWITASGKQKGLLGEDDFVRVSLTGEVLESPAAGNRPSAETSIHQAIYSLFPEAMACYHVHSVEANLVSSLHSGDRIPLPPIEMIKGFDIWEENPQVSMPLFENYASVPRIAEAIRDRFQTSPPDVPALLIRNHGVTVWAASPAIAQNRVEIAEYLFRYLLQARLYLKDSCPGL; the protein is encoded by the coding sequence ATGAATCCTCGTCCTAGCGTTATTGCCGCCGCCCGTCAATTTTATCAACTCGGTTGGATGTTCGGGACTGCTGGCAACCTCTCCGCCCGGGCGGAAGATGGCAGTTTTTGGATTACTGCCAGCGGCAAGCAAAAAGGATTGTTAGGGGAAGATGATTTTGTGCGCGTTTCCCTAACCGGAGAAGTTCTGGAGTCGCCCGCTGCGGGGAATCGCCCTTCCGCAGAAACTAGCATTCATCAAGCGATTTACAGTTTGTTTCCGGAGGCGATGGCGTGCTACCACGTCCATTCTGTGGAAGCGAATTTAGTATCGAGTTTACACTCGGGCGATCGCATCCCGTTACCTCCCATTGAAATGATTAAAGGCTTTGATATTTGGGAAGAAAACCCGCAAGTGAGTATGCCCCTGTTTGAAAATTATGCCAGCGTTCCGCGCATTGCCGAAGCCATTCGCGATCGCTTCCAAACTTCGCCCCCCGACGTTCCCGCCCTCCTCATCCGCAACCACGGCGTAACCGTTTGGGCGGCTTCCCCCGCGATCGCTCAAAATCGCGTCGAAATTGCCGAATACCTCTTCCGCTACCTACTACAAGCCCGTTTGTACCTCAAAGACTCATGCCCTGGTTTGTAA
- a CDS encoding DUF4334 domain-containing protein, whose translation MNVIEKLNTVGKTTEEAFALFDSLEPVEISFIIGNWKGESFPTNHPLDGVLEAYRWYGKRFESEEEVHPLVFSTLNNKLVSLNPAFMGPSLNGIDRKPVRSNPFMEKLFHTIMPLLATSDSSARLRMTEYRGKSSATMIYDKLPINDVFRKLDDNAVLGIMDLKGMKTPFFFILRRLGE comes from the coding sequence ATGAACGTTATTGAAAAGTTAAATACCGTTGGTAAGACGACAGAAGAGGCGTTTGCACTCTTTGATTCCTTGGAACCCGTTGAGATTAGCTTTATAATCGGGAACTGGAAAGGTGAAAGTTTCCCGACGAATCACCCGCTAGATGGGGTACTAGAGGCGTATCGCTGGTACGGGAAGCGATTTGAGAGTGAGGAAGAGGTTCACCCCCTTGTGTTCTCTACCCTTAACAATAAGCTGGTATCGCTCAATCCAGCGTTTATGGGGCCATCGCTAAACGGAATCGATCGCAAGCCCGTGCGTAGTAACCCTTTTATGGAAAAACTCTTCCATACCATTATGCCTTTGCTAGCGACCTCCGATTCCAGCGCCCGGTTGCGCATGACTGAGTATCGGGGGAAGTCCAGTGCAACGATGATTTACGACAAACTGCCCATTAACGATGTTTTCCGAAAGCTCGATGACAATGCCGTATTGGGTATCATGGACTTGAAAGGGATGAAAACACCGTTCTTCTTTATTTTGCGCCGTCTGGGAGAGTAG
- a CDS encoding nitric oxide synthase oxygenase — protein MLDRQRIIHLTEISAIDVPTTDLYKYKCRVQMASNEGETLLQRDLFARMQPNWLVQLKNKGDCTIAITFCCREGDISHPWQDVGTVTFATQEYLNGDRNADLELPITTWNKAPQLKLKARLTQGTIEGNSSTVTLFGSQNISRRKPRQTTEKIVIELPPDVTLTPPEEVMAKDVWNKLRAWKELQMEKFLKRLLLEEPELEYLFGEAIDSAGDFFYELFDCAAHQLQPETQIVIGEPLVGVPPEKGDALDTVEDYGKFFAGIGLRPQHWLAARNVWMWMLPSIPYLEEYDREDLKKGTNSALYKFFNTHIILPMAVAVHHYDDALPPELLQQMAECWDAFSQNKQQMGMEFYQTLFEKYSFVLPIFGRADMDYLSLHLFQALEFLVKCLRTGSSEEMLQELRFLGQIHSFADVPTCAYPAITDTLFALFEKYLPNFTPELQQGWQTFMDRAVNVIKLPMLNQERLLKKAKQFVDLISSEQAWELEDKERRWKEIKEEVKATGTYTHSYEELAYGAQVAWRNASKCVGRIAWNNMVIRDRRHVADPNEMFRECQEHVQFATNGGNLQITMTVFRPKQPKERWGPRFWNSQLYRYAAYEMPDGSIMGDPANLALTNAIIKKMGWQPPEPRSAFDILPLVIEVPGQEPKMYHWQPEEVLEVPIEHPTVAAFKDMGLRWYAIPAISNFSVHIGGIHYNCMPFNGWYMDTEIMRDFLDEYRYNKMEEIAGVLQLDTSSEQTLWRDRVALELNIAILHSFQKAKVTMVDHQTASRQFLTHDLREKKAGRECPSDWGWVVPATGGSTCPVWHHQTRDFYLEPAYHHAADRWDVEDSIDLEQFMVATDEEGNKRDRILILYASETGTAEGFARKAARQLQQFRPKVMALDECAVDTLASEKLLLIVTSTFGNGEMPSNGKRFLQWLKQQPAGSLNGLNYSVLGIGSTVYEKFCAAGIAVDKALAKAGANCVVPLHKGDEIKGQANTFKQWLGLISRVLGADETTGAAGNNAPKLTVTFLNEFVPPSSPLLHSPSSDSGIPVPLFANDELLQEVIPGSRSTRYIVFDIAGTDLQYETGDHVAVYPCNPPELVNRLCDRIGVAANTYFTAAYVNPDGSATDDRPPVDAPTTVGQFLSEDLDLSLREPFNDLLTYLHSVARDSPDKQRLEIWLEILRQSEDNPDAVTLKKTIAGNFMSVADLFDEFPSATIALEALLELLPKQKPRLYSISSCPLLYPDKIQITVGVLQIKTDAGKVRQGLCSNYLAGLQPGSQVRIGTRTSGFLPPADPQAPMLMVGPGTGVSPLIAFLQYREALQQQGTLLGDACLYFGCRNHSDFLYGDRLAAWQTQGVLTDLQVAFSRLSDRKVYVQGLMQENSQTLWQFLSHPHCHYYVCGDAKMADDVFEVFMAIAKSQGNLSHIAAVEFFDKMKQEKRFHADVWGVQLNFKQAIQQVQKDNYSKAEKWLERVQQSSESLATEVESAVVV, from the coding sequence ATGCTCGATCGCCAGCGTATTATTCATCTGACCGAAATCTCAGCCATCGACGTTCCAACAACCGATCTCTACAAGTACAAATGCCGCGTGCAGATGGCATCGAACGAGGGTGAAACCCTGTTGCAACGAGATTTGTTTGCTCGGATGCAGCCGAATTGGTTAGTGCAATTAAAGAACAAGGGAGACTGCACGATCGCCATCACGTTTTGCTGTCGAGAGGGCGACATCAGCCACCCCTGGCAGGATGTGGGAACCGTGACGTTTGCTACACAGGAGTATTTGAATGGCGATCGTAATGCCGATCTCGAACTTCCAATAACCACCTGGAATAAAGCGCCACAACTGAAGCTCAAGGCACGGCTGACCCAAGGAACGATAGAGGGAAATAGCAGTACGGTGACGCTGTTCGGCAGCCAGAACATATCGCGGCGCAAACCGAGGCAAACCACCGAAAAAATTGTAATTGAACTGCCTCCAGACGTTACCCTCACACCTCCAGAAGAAGTGATGGCTAAAGATGTGTGGAACAAGCTGCGGGCTTGGAAAGAATTACAAATGGAGAAGTTTCTGAAACGGCTATTGTTAGAGGAGCCAGAGCTTGAGTATCTGTTTGGCGAAGCGATAGACAGCGCTGGCGACTTCTTCTACGAGTTGTTCGACTGTGCGGCTCACCAATTACAGCCAGAAACGCAGATCGTTATCGGGGAGCCGTTAGTAGGAGTCCCCCCCGAAAAAGGTGATGCGCTAGATACAGTCGAAGATTATGGCAAGTTCTTTGCAGGGATTGGTCTGCGTCCCCAGCACTGGCTCGCCGCCCGCAATGTGTGGATGTGGATGTTGCCATCGATTCCGTATTTGGAGGAGTACGATCGCGAAGACCTGAAAAAAGGCACGAATTCGGCGCTCTACAAGTTTTTCAACACTCACATCATTTTGCCGATGGCTGTTGCCGTGCATCACTACGACGATGCGTTACCGCCAGAATTGCTGCAACAAATGGCAGAGTGCTGGGATGCTTTTAGTCAAAACAAACAGCAAATGGGTATGGAGTTCTACCAAACCCTATTTGAAAAATATTCTTTTGTGCTGCCCATTTTTGGACGAGCAGACATGGATTACCTATCGCTGCACTTGTTCCAGGCCTTGGAATTTCTAGTGAAGTGTTTGCGAACGGGCAGCAGCGAAGAAATGCTGCAAGAACTGCGCTTTTTGGGACAGATTCACAGTTTTGCCGACGTTCCAACCTGCGCCTATCCTGCCATTACAGATACGCTCTTTGCCCTGTTCGAGAAGTATTTGCCCAACTTCACCCCCGAATTACAGCAAGGGTGGCAGACGTTTATGGATCGCGCCGTCAATGTGATTAAATTGCCGATGCTGAATCAGGAACGATTGCTGAAAAAAGCCAAGCAGTTTGTCGATTTGATTTCCAGCGAACAGGCGTGGGAATTGGAGGACAAAGAGCGGCGCTGGAAAGAAATCAAAGAAGAAGTCAAAGCAACGGGAACCTATACCCATAGCTATGAGGAACTGGCATACGGAGCGCAGGTGGCATGGCGGAATGCTTCTAAGTGCGTCGGGCGGATTGCCTGGAATAATATGGTCATCCGCGATCGCCGCCATGTCGCCGATCCCAATGAAATGTTCCGCGAATGTCAGGAGCACGTTCAGTTTGCCACCAATGGCGGCAACTTGCAAATCACAATGACCGTTTTCCGTCCTAAACAGCCGAAGGAACGCTGGGGACCTCGCTTCTGGAACTCGCAACTGTATCGCTATGCCGCTTATGAAATGCCCGATGGTAGCATCATGGGCGATCCGGCAAACTTAGCCTTGACTAACGCCATCATCAAAAAAATGGGCTGGCAACCGCCCGAACCGCGCAGCGCCTTTGATATTTTGCCCTTGGTCATTGAAGTTCCCGGACAGGAACCTAAAATGTACCACTGGCAGCCCGAAGAAGTGCTGGAAGTGCCGATCGAGCATCCCACCGTTGCGGCATTTAAAGATATGGGATTGCGCTGGTATGCCATTCCCGCAATTAGTAACTTTTCGGTTCATATTGGTGGGATTCACTATAACTGTATGCCCTTCAATGGCTGGTATATGGATACGGAAATCATGCGCGATTTCCTCGATGAATACCGCTACAACAAAATGGAAGAGATTGCAGGGGTTTTGCAACTGGATACCAGTTCGGAGCAAACCTTGTGGCGCGATCGCGTTGCCCTAGAACTCAACATTGCGATCCTGCATTCCTTCCAGAAAGCTAAGGTGACAATGGTAGACCACCAAACTGCCTCGCGCCAATTCCTCACTCACGATCTGCGAGAGAAAAAAGCCGGACGAGAATGTCCGAGTGATTGGGGTTGGGTCGTTCCGGCAACCGGAGGCAGTACCTGTCCGGTGTGGCATCACCAAACGCGCGATTTTTATTTAGAACCCGCCTATCACCATGCTGCCGATCGCTGGGATGTCGAGGATAGCATCGATTTAGAGCAGTTCATGGTAGCAACCGACGAAGAGGGGAATAAACGCGATCGCATTTTAATCCTCTACGCCTCGGAAACGGGAACCGCCGAAGGATTTGCCCGCAAAGCTGCCCGTCAGTTGCAGCAATTTCGTCCGAAAGTCATGGCCCTGGATGAGTGTGCGGTGGATACCCTCGCCTCCGAAAAACTATTACTCATCGTCACCTCCACCTTCGGCAATGGCGAAATGCCCAGCAACGGCAAACGCTTCCTGCAATGGCTCAAACAACAGCCAGCAGGCTCCCTCAACGGCTTAAACTACTCCGTCTTGGGCATTGGCAGCACTGTCTATGAAAAATTCTGCGCCGCTGGCATTGCTGTTGATAAAGCCCTAGCGAAAGCCGGAGCGAACTGCGTTGTACCGCTCCACAAAGGCGACGAAATTAAAGGACAGGCAAACACCTTCAAGCAATGGCTCGGTCTAATTTCCCGCGTCCTTGGAGCCGACGAAACCACGGGTGCAGCAGGTAATAATGCTCCTAAACTCACCGTCACCTTCCTGAATGAATTTGTCCCCCCTTCCTCTCCTCTCCTTCACTCTCCTTCCTCTGACAGTGGTATCCCCGTTCCCCTATTTGCCAACGACGAACTGTTGCAAGAAGTGATCCCCGGTAGCCGTTCTACCCGTTATATCGTGTTTGATATTGCTGGAACTGATTTGCAGTATGAAACAGGGGATCATGTCGCGGTTTATCCTTGCAATCCCCCCGAACTGGTAAATCGGCTATGCGATCGCATCGGTGTAGCGGCGAATACTTACTTTACCGCTGCTTACGTCAATCCAGACGGCAGTGCTACGGACGATCGACCTCCTGTTGACGCACCCACTACTGTCGGTCAATTCTTATCAGAAGACCTGGATTTGTCCCTGCGCGAACCCTTCAACGATTTGCTAACTTACCTGCATTCCGTCGCTCGAGATTCCCCGGATAAACAACGCTTGGAAATCTGGCTGGAGATTTTGCGGCAAAGTGAAGACAATCCTGATGCTGTGACGCTCAAGAAAACGATTGCCGGCAACTTCATGAGCGTTGCGGATCTGTTTGATGAGTTTCCTTCCGCTACGATCGCGTTAGAAGCCCTGCTGGAACTGCTGCCGAAGCAAAAACCGCGCCTCTACTCGATCTCTTCCTGTCCGTTGCTGTATCCCGACAAAATTCAAATTACAGTCGGAGTCTTGCAAATCAAAACCGATGCCGGAAAAGTGCGGCAGGGGTTGTGTTCTAACTATCTTGCTGGGCTGCAACCTGGCTCGCAGGTGCGGATTGGAACTCGCACCTCTGGCTTCCTGCCGCCCGCTGACCCGCAAGCCCCCATGCTGATGGTCGGCCCTGGCACGGGCGTATCTCCCCTCATTGCCTTCTTGCAATATCGCGAAGCCTTGCAGCAGCAGGGAACGCTGTTGGGCGATGCTTGCCTCTACTTTGGCTGTCGCAATCACAGCGATTTCCTCTACGGCGATCGCCTCGCAGCTTGGCAAACTCAGGGCGTGTTAACGGATTTGCAGGTCGCATTTTCTCGGCTTAGCGATCGCAAAGTCTACGTGCAAGGCTTAATGCAAGAAAACTCCCAAACCTTATGGCAGTTCCTCAGCCATCCCCACTGTCATTACTATGTTTGCGGCGATGCGAAGATGGCTGATGATGTGTTTGAAGTGTTTATGGCGATCGCTAAATCTCAGGGCAATCTTTCCCACATCGCCGCCGTGGAGTTTTTCGACAAGATGAAGCAAGAAAAACGCTTTCATGCCGATGTTTGGGGCGTGCAACTCAACTTCAAACAAGCGATTCAGCAAGTGCAGAAAGATAACTACTCGAAAGCGGAAAAGTGGTTGGAGCGAGTCCAACAATCTTCTGAATCATTGGCTACTGAAGTAGAGTCGGCGGTCGTGGTTTAA
- a CDS encoding HAD-IB family phosphatase, which yields MSFQPVVFCDFDGTITAVETFAGMLKALAPEVAARVMPELYARRMTLRDGVREMLEALPSDRYAEVIGYADNKPVREGFLEFVAFLQEREIPFVIVSGGVRAMVERVVNRLEVKGQPLRNLVTEIVGVRVETDGEFLRVPPQAFEGETELVAKVRVMEKYSGREWVAIGDSVTDINMAIAANRVFARDRLLDYLETEGKSCIPWNNFFDIRDRFSQ from the coding sequence TTGAGTTTTCAACCTGTTGTCTTTTGCGACTTTGATGGCACGATTACCGCCGTTGAAACCTTTGCCGGAATGCTGAAAGCTTTAGCGCCGGAAGTCGCCGCCCGAGTGATGCCGGAACTCTACGCGCGCCGCATGACGTTGCGGGATGGCGTGCGAGAAATGCTGGAAGCGCTTCCGAGCGATCGCTATGCTGAGGTTATCGGTTATGCGGACAATAAACCCGTGCGCGAGGGTTTTCTGGAGTTCGTTGCTTTTCTCCAGGAAAGAGAGATTCCGTTTGTGATTGTTTCGGGCGGCGTGCGCGCAATGGTGGAGCGCGTGGTGAATCGGTTAGAGGTTAAGGGACAACCGTTACGCAACTTGGTGACGGAAATTGTGGGGGTAAGGGTGGAAACCGATGGCGAGTTTTTGCGAGTGCCGCCGCAAGCGTTTGAGGGAGAAACGGAGTTGGTAGCGAAGGTACGAGTAATGGAGAAATATTCGGGGCGCGAATGGGTTGCAATTGGGGACTCGGTGACGGATATTAATATGGCGATCGCGGCGAATCGGGTTTTTGCGCGCGATCGCTTGCTCGATTATCTTGAAACTGAGGGAAAATCTTGCATTCCTTGGAATAATTTCTTCGACATTCGCGATCGCTTTTCTCAATAA
- a CDS encoding helix-turn-helix domain-containing protein encodes MEFAKLESLQQSRLEEIGKYLFQMRQEQRLSLETIAQQTRIQKYQLEAIEQGNLSKLPPPVYVQGFIKLYAGYLGCNGRDLATTFPLEEPTFGDSV; translated from the coding sequence ATGGAGTTCGCTAAGTTAGAATCGCTTCAGCAAAGCCGATTAGAAGAGATCGGCAAATATTTATTTCAGATGCGTCAAGAGCAAAGGCTCTCTTTGGAAACGATCGCGCAGCAAACCCGGATTCAGAAATACCAGCTAGAAGCAATTGAACAAGGAAACCTGAGTAAACTACCGCCGCCTGTTTATGTCCAGGGTTTTATCAAGCTCTATGCGGGTTATTTAGGCTGCAATGGTAGAGATCTGGCAACAACATTTCCCCTTGAAGAGCCGACCTTCGGAGATTCAGTATAG
- a CDS encoding YciI family protein: MPWFVKIEKGIVDKNTFDRYVPAHRDYVRSLIAKGYRAKSGYWAEYGGGMLLFAAASMEEAKAIVEADPLIANGCVNYELHEWRIVVGDL, from the coding sequence ATGCCCTGGTTTGTAAAGATTGAAAAAGGGATTGTTGACAAAAATACCTTCGATCGCTACGTTCCTGCCCACCGAGATTACGTCCGCAGCCTGATTGCGAAAGGATACCGCGCAAAAAGCGGCTATTGGGCAGAATACGGCGGCGGAATGCTGTTATTTGCCGCCGCATCGATGGAAGAAGCAAAAGCAATTGTGGAAGCCGATCCCTTGATTGCGAACGGCTGTGTTAATTATGAATTACACGAGTGGCGAATTGTTGTAGGAGATTTGTAA
- a CDS encoding LysR family transcriptional regulator, with the protein MELRHLKYFVTVAEELSFSRAATRLYITQPGLSRQIKNLEEELGVALFVTQSDGLKLTEAGSFFLEQAKDVLQRSQVAMQTIQARYAAVDKPLVIGYIPTILQSFLGDALHRFGLTYPQVSIQIQEMSPAEQVKSLRERAIDVAFIGNSPSELDTEFLVECVKRVRCTAMLPINHRFAHLESIYLSELTDEKFIGVSEETFPRRNDYIRDLCRRNGFEVNLHMSANSVTSMIALVAAGQGVALIPREAEALPHPQVVFIPLDPPVYARSTAMWRRETPTRSLNCFLEVLLERETQKFGIA; encoded by the coding sequence ATGGAGCTACGACATCTCAAATATTTTGTGACTGTTGCCGAAGAACTCAGTTTCAGTCGTGCAGCGACTCGGCTGTATATTACCCAGCCTGGGTTAAGCCGTCAAATCAAAAACCTGGAGGAAGAATTGGGTGTTGCGCTGTTTGTCACACAGTCAGATGGCTTGAAACTCACGGAAGCCGGCAGCTTTTTCCTCGAACAAGCAAAAGATGTCTTGCAGCGCAGTCAGGTTGCCATGCAAACTATCCAAGCTCGTTACGCTGCTGTAGATAAACCTCTAGTCATCGGTTACATTCCAACGATTCTCCAGAGCTTTCTAGGGGATGCCCTCCATCGCTTTGGACTAACTTACCCACAAGTGTCCATTCAGATCCAGGAAATGTCGCCTGCCGAACAAGTGAAAAGTCTGCGAGAAAGGGCGATCGATGTTGCCTTTATCGGCAATTCACCTTCTGAGTTAGATACCGAATTTTTGGTTGAGTGCGTAAAGCGGGTGCGCTGCACTGCTATGTTACCCATAAACCATCGATTTGCTCATCTGGAGTCCATTTATCTATCGGAACTTACAGATGAAAAGTTTATCGGGGTTTCGGAAGAGACCTTTCCCAGACGAAATGATTATATTCGCGATCTGTGCCGTCGCAATGGTTTTGAAGTCAATCTGCATATGTCGGCAAATAGTGTAACTTCGATGATTGCGCTGGTTGCAGCCGGACAAGGAGTAGCCCTTATTCCCCGCGAGGCAGAAGCGTTACCCCATCCGCAAGTGGTGTTTATCCCGCTCGATCCGCCTGTCTACGCGCGATCGACGGCAATGTGGCGGCGAGAAACACCCACGCGATCGTTAAATTGCTTTCTTGAAGTTTTATTAGAGCGCGAAACCCAAAAGTTCGGTATTGCATGA
- a CDS encoding helix-turn-helix domain-containing protein, which yields MLLKSLTYPKATGNPMREKVCRDVAEMLEQLSNRIKESSGSSLPPNANPPRPRVRTTTDPEEERRERCRQIGQILCQAREKRSLSQQWLFSQTRVPIHQIQALEAGRIDELPEDVYLRSFIRQLGNALGLNGSELAASLPVRATSVVPTWYHHSSGFNFEFSSAHFYFGYATLLLSAVGGLSLLSEWVVPEVSTVPNEGNSYQQLNEKERAQTEAPVRARANMAPPERLDG from the coding sequence ATGTTGTTGAAGTCATTGACCTACCCGAAGGCGACGGGGAACCCAATGCGGGAGAAAGTATGTCGCGATGTCGCTGAAATGCTCGAACAATTAAGCAATCGCATCAAAGAATCCAGCGGTTCTTCTCTTCCGCCCAATGCAAATCCTCCACGCCCTCGCGTTCGGACGACCACCGACCCCGAAGAAGAACGCCGCGAACGCTGTCGGCAAATCGGTCAAATTCTTTGTCAAGCTCGCGAAAAACGTTCCCTATCCCAGCAATGGCTTTTTAGCCAAACCCGCGTTCCCATCCATCAAATTCAAGCACTGGAAGCAGGACGCATTGACGAACTACCCGAAGATGTCTACCTGCGCAGTTTTATTCGACAACTGGGAAATGCTCTCGGTTTAAATGGCAGCGAACTGGCTGCGTCTTTGCCAGTACGGGCGACTTCTGTCGTACCGACTTGGTATCATCACTCGTCCGGTTTTAACTTTGAGTTTTCCTCAGCCCATTTCTACTTCGGCTACGCAACCCTTCTTCTCAGTGCGGTAGGTGGCTTGTCGTTACTATCAGAATGGGTCGTACCGGAAGTCTCTACCGTTCCTAATGAGGGGAATTCCTATCAGCAGTTAAATGAGAAAGAGCGCGCGCAAACGGAAGCTCCTGTTCGAGCGAGGGCGAATATGGCTCCTCCTGAAAGATTGGATGGTTAG